The sequence below is a genomic window from Gadus morhua chromosome 12, gadMor3.0, whole genome shotgun sequence.
ATTCGAATAAAGGGGTCAAAAAGGCATATTCCATAAACACATAAGAGGTGACAATGGACCGAAAAGTAAAAGTGATGTAAAAACACGTGATTTCCCTTCGGAGCTTCACATTGTCTGTCTCATATGTCGATAACGTTTTATCTCGTAAAGACTGACTGAATCTTTCTGAGCGTGCAATATGTGAAGTCACTAGCCTTTGGCCCCTAAATCAATGTGTGACTCTAGAGCAGTGTATTGATAAAGGGGGAACCACGTATCCCTCGGGGTACTTTGAAGGATTGCAGGGTGTACTTTGGAACATTTCTAAATGTTAGAATATTTTGGACATGTTGTTAATCTTGGTTATGAACAATTAGAAAAATGATTCCACCTCAATGCAATTCCTTAATGCAGAATATCTCCTGAACAAAAGTAAGTAGTAAATCTATGAATACTATCATAGAACATTCATTTACTTTCCACACACCTATTTAATGTACATTTGTTCACAGAATAACTTGCACATAAATTaatcattttcattttattCCTTCCCCAATAATATTTGTGCTATTCTTAGCACAAATACAAAAGTATTTGTGCTAAGAATAAATATGGGGGGGAGAGCACACAATACCTAGGCTGGTGGATCTTCACAGGAAAAGTGTGGCTaatcattttatgttttttattgatgTTTCACTTACACAATGAGGTTTCAATTTGCTCTATTTGTCCCTTGAGGGGGAACTTATATAACCTGGCATCATAGGATGTACGGACATCCTGTGATGCCATGTCTATTAAGGCTTACATGGTGGAGCGGAGGCCTACTCTGTGACTTGGACAGAAGCAGCACAGCGCTAACAAACACACCGTTTCTGAATTGAATTGCTGAAGTCCGGCTTTAAGGAGATTAAAGTAGTCAAACCTGGGGTTTCAACAGGTTTTGGTGCTATCAGTTATGGTACAAAGGAGACTTGCATGGGGTAATCTAAAATTGAGAATAGACGCAGAGTATGCAGAGCATTAGGCCTACAATGAcgttcccctctctccctccgtctctctctgtatttctgtctgtctcccaggctcaaacacacatagTAAAACCACCATGATTTGTCCACATAAACGTAGAAAGTCTATCTACTTAGAATTCCTATAAGAACGATGCTGATGCTTCCGCGTGTTGACAGGAGCTGGAGTCACAGGAGGGCGGAATCAACAAGAGAGGCGCAGAACCACTCATGTGATCTGCATGAAgcagtgttctgtgtgtattTGGACAGCCATGTAGCCTGGAGGGGGACAGGGGACTCGTGTTCTACATGTACTTTAATAAATATGTCCTAAAAGTATCACTGTGTGACATTTTGTAATTATAAAGCTTTTGGTACGTTGTTACATAAAGATAATAGGgtattatcttaatgtaacaaaaaaaagattaccccccccccccatggcctTCGGATGTACGGAAAACATGAATTATAAATGATAGATCTAGATATAGATTCACCTAGATCCTAGCCTTCAACAGAAGATTGTATCTCGTAACCGTGTATCGTATCTTGATTTCCTATAACTGTATCTTGATTTCCCATAACTGTCTTTCTTTACGGTCTGTAtcataaacaaataaatcctaAAATTAAATCTCAAAATCACTTCGCACTATCGACTCTTAAGGTTTCTACATCCGCCAAATAGCGGATTGGGTATGGCAACGAGAGCCGAACAACGGCTGGCGGAGGGATTTCAAGAAGGCTACACCCAGGCGCTGCCCGACCGGCGTGGCTTCTCTTCGCTGCCCATACCCAGAAGAAAGCCGGGACGTGACGAGCTGGGATTTGCTGAAGGCCTTTGTCCATTGACAATCCAGCTTGCTCGCAACACTCCGTTCGAGAGGACTTGTGACTTATTTgaccaacacattttcatctTTGAACTAATTTCGCAAACATGTCCTGGCAAAGCTACGTGGATAACCTGATGGCTGATGGCACCTGCCAGGACTCAGCCATTGTTGGATACACGGACGCCAAATACGTCTGGGCATCGGCTCCTGGTGGGGTCTTTGTTAACATAACGGTATGTACTGTTGAAATGCTGATTCGATGGATCATTCGAGGTACCCGCAGGTACCTGTCGTCCACTTCTCTAGCTAATCTGGGCCTTATTGAGCGGAACAGATAAGGCGATCCTTGTGGCACACATGGTGCCCGGTGCTCAgcggagatgcagagagagacttGGGAAAACACTTGTAATTCCCTTGAAATATAACGTTACAGTTCACCCCACCCTTGCCTTAATTGGAAAAACGGATTGTCGATGTTTGATCACCCCCTGCTTTAGTTAAATTGATTTTTATATCACGGGATTGTTATTCAACGTGAGGCTGTTCAGGGTTAGCCGTTCCAGCGCCTCTTAGCCGAGTTAGCAGGCTAATCATCCAGCTAGCATTACCCAGCGCTTATCATCTAGAGGAGATGCAGTCGGTGTCAAACAAAGCCCGCTGCGGAAATCATTATCCTCATTTCTCAAACCCGTTATTCGGGAACCCAACGAACGGTTGCACTTTGGACTAACGTTCTATtccgcagtgtgtgtgcgtgtgtgtctgtgtgcgtgtgtgtgtgtgtgtgtgtgtgtgtgtgtgtgcgtgcgtgtgtgtagcggTTGAGGGGTTAGGAAGTCTGGTGGTGTTAATGTTGATTAGCCGACTACAGCTAACTACGACTGTATGGTGGAGATGCGAAGCTAGCATGCTgtggctctgtctgtgtgtctgtctcctccGCGGTCCTGGAGGAGCAGGCGAAGCGGGCGTCGCTGCCGAACCTTCTTTTTCCAAGATGGCGCGCCATCCACTCCCCTCTCTGATTCATTTCGGTTCAAGCGCTCTTGCTAAATCACGGCTCCTCGCGGGTTCGCCTCTCGCGCCGCATAGGTCACGTTTGACGAATTCGACCAACGGTCGACGCTAGTGTAAAAATGAGCTTTTAGGAAATGTTCAAATGGGTTTTCTCTAAGCCCGGTCCGCTCGCAGACTCCATTTTGTCGGCTAATGAGCGTGTTAATAGAAAGCGAGGACGTACAATTGTGTGTACAATGGGAAAACTTTACAGAAATATCGCCCTGTGGGTTGGTTCTGAACGATCTTGTGTGATGGAGAAAATCAGCGAGGTGATGGAGGACGGCGAGGCGGCCGGGCTAGGCTAACATAAGCTCGTGTTTGATAAGATGGGAGTGTCCCCTTGCAATCTAGATTATAAATCATTCAATGTGTATTGCAATGCAATACACATCCCGGTTTATGGGCACATGTCTTAAAAACAGGAGATTAGGCCTGGAGGCTGTGGTCGGGAGTAGGTAGGCCACGAATAATGCAAGGCTTGTGTCGTTTGAATGTGgccctttttttatatatataaatatatagatggTCAAAGACACGCACACTAGGATAAGGTATTTTTTCTTCAAATGGGCCAGGTTGGTTTGGTATAAATGAGTCAAGGGGAATTATTTGATAGGACTCGGTTTATAAAATCGACCTTGCAGTCTCCGAATTTAAttgattttccttttttctttcccgGAAAGAAAGGGGAGGGTTGGGTTTATGATTATGCATTTCTGTAGGAACAATGCCGGGCCTCATCTTTAACGTTGTGATTTGATGATTTCAATGATTAGAGAAGAGCTTATGTGTCTTTCGTTAGTACTGTCTGATTGTTAAGGCTTAAGAAAAGGAGACCTGGCTGAGTCGAGGTTTCCTCTTTCCCCACTAGAACCTTCCATGGTGACTGAACCTCTTTTGTCcgaaatgtttacatttttatctaAGACTGCCGTAGTCCGCCATGTGTTTCAcatggcattgtgtgtgtgtgtgtgtgtgtgtgtgtgtgtgtgtgtgtgtgtgtgtgtgtgtgtgtgtgtgtgtgtgtgtgtgtgtgtgtgtgtgtgtgtgtgtgtgtgtgtgtgtgtgtgtgtgtgtgtgtgtgtgtacatgggtaCATGTTACGCGATACTGACATATGAAATAATTGGAACAATGTATCTCCCTAGAGTCAAGAAATCGACGGGGTAGTTGGGAAGGATCGCGAGGCATTCTTCACCTCCGGGCTGACCTTAGGCACCAAGAAGTGCTCTGTCATCAGGGACAGCCTCAACGCTGAGAACGATTGGACGATGGACGTCCGGACAAAGAGCGTTGGGGGAGAGCCAACATACAACATTTCCATAGGCAAAGCCGGCAGAGGTAAGTGGCACATTAAACTGGGCCAGGACAGTGACATCATGAAATATATTAGGTCATTCCACTGGTCAGTAGACGTGTGCATGCCTGCCTAGTTAAAATATTCACCTTTCCTCAATATATAAAATACTTGCTATTTTATAATGGCTATATGATCACAAGATTGTTATTGGATGTTAACCAATAAATGCATGATGACTTAATGTTGAATATTCCTTAAGGTAATGGATGGGCAAAATGTTTATCACAATGTGTTTTGTATATTTGTACTTTCAACTTGCGGGGCTTCATGTATTGATTATAAGTTAAGTAATCAACACAATTGTCTTTTCTGGCATTAAGGCTGAAAGTAATCGAATTGGAAATGCATTTTGACACATTATTTTGGGGTTTAGAATCAGCAGGCCGAAGCACATTCAACCCATTGATGTTAGTTTATGGGCTGTAGAATCCTCCATCAAATTTTAAGCCAGAGCGCCTACAGAGAGATCAAGGTCCCTTCTAGAGGACTGGAGTTGCCTCAGAGTTCTGCCAGTTATCCTTTTGTCCGCGTGGGCCCCGACACGCTGCCCTCCATGTAAGGGGCTCTCTGCAGTGCCCAGGTGAGGGCTTGTCACCAGGCGAGCTGGCTCCTCTTCTGTCCTGTACGActggccttcctcttcctcctcctgccccccccttTTCTGACACCTCGTCCTGTGACTTCCCCTGAACCGCATGCGTTCTCCCTCTTGGTTAGTGGAGCACCTTCCTGCCCCCCTTTGCAAACGCAACTCCCATGGACTGCGTGTTCTGATTAATCACCTCCCACCGTTACCATGGGGACGGCTTTTCTCATGTGCCCTAACACGGCGGTTGTCGCATGTATTGAGGAGAGGTTCCGCACGCATGTGGGTGCGTCTGCATGGTCCTAGATGGTTGGTAATGAATAGACGCATTCACCTTCCTATCCTCTGCAGCTGCTGTCGTGGTGTTTACCAGTTGTGATGAAGGCCAGGGACTGTTTGTAAACGATTTAAGGGTCAGGGAAAGGAATTATTGACTGTAAGCATTTTGATTGTACCCACTGCAGTATTGACTCGCCTCTTCAGTGGGATATTAATTAGTAATTGAGCAGGTTACAAGTGTATTCAAGGTTTTATAGAATAATAACATCAGGGATATTGTCGGGTATTTGGCAACGTAGTGTTTGTGTTATAGCATGAAGGTGGAGTTTTCAGTCTGGAAGGATGCATGATGTAAATGGATCTATTTTCTGTTGTCCAAATGTTGTAGAGTGAATTGTTGGCCAGTATATCCACATTAGTAGTGGTCTCGGTATAAACCTGTGTGCACTGAGTGTTGCATTATAAAGTAAATAGATAATTCGTGGTTTCTCTTGGACATGGTGTCAAATACAGATGTCTGTTAGAATTGTGTGGCATCGCTTAATTCATCTGTGTTCAGAGTAGTTCTTAATTTCAGGGTCTTCAACTCTATTTATTGACCCAACCAAGAGTTTGGACTAAATGGTTTCCTAGCGCTACATATGCACCGAGCTCAAGGCTTAATGCTAATTTGCAGTTAGAAATCATCCCGTAGGGGAATAGAACCCAAACATATTATTGAATAGTAATTATTCAGATGTCATGATGGTTGGTTAAttgtcacaaatgacaaaaGTTGCTCAGACTCCAACTTGAATTAGCTGACGCCTAGTTTGGTACTCCTTGAATAGTAATGTTGGTGGCTGATTTTTAAAGATGAGCACAATCATAAGCCACAAGTTTTCTT
It includes:
- the LOC115555837 gene encoding profilin-2, with amino-acid sequence MSWQSYVDNLMADGTCQDSAIVGYTDAKYVWASAPGGVFVNITSQEIDGVVGKDREAFFTSGLTLGTKKCSVIRDSLNAENDWTMDVRTKSVGGEPTYNISIGKAGRAMVLIMGKEGVHGGQLNQKVFSMADHLRKSGF